One window from the genome of Marinobacter sp. es.048 encodes:
- a CDS encoding Hpt domain-containing protein, translated as MGNHHDSIALDWVRGEIQDTLTQGQHALEAYVENRDDTARLRFCLNYLHQVHGTLQMVELYGAALLTEEMEKLTQAVLNETVANTNEAVEVLMQAILQLPQYLEHLASSQDDFPMVLLPLLNDLRAARGESLLSDTSLFKPDLSPSRITVTGKVSQRLQDPTVLGHIRKLRQMYQFALAGVIREADLDAHFEYMQKVIQRLMRLCQKTPRGELWKAASAFVETLQAHVNPVNAAVKSLLRELDSEIRRLTDEHADILQQPVPEALLKHLLYYVARARDLDSPEVSALRDAYQLNQALPSEDDVDAARTRVSGPGRDAIHSVVGALNEELAKLKDQLDLFVRSELRQNSELEDLLPGLRQVANTLAVLGLGIPRKVITEQVELVEKLSAQAELVDDGTLMDIAGALLYVEASLAGLDSEGQHESSADETSDAPINLGSRELGEASGALLRESRNTLEQVKSAIVNFIASQWDTREIEHVPGLLHSIRGGLSLIPLDRVASMLASAERYITDVLLDGKQVPDWKQLDILADAVTSIEYYLERLAEGIGENDSILRVAEDSLASLGFPVGAEPTWTETAAEEVPIVEPVEEQPETSDTAAPVGTKSSDSELLDDEILDIFVEEAEEVLETIHEFYPRLRQNHDDRESLTEVRRAFHTLKGSGRLVGATSIGELAWSVENLLNRVIDQTIRPTEDMFSLVDEVNARIPSLIREFKDGQTAGDVEELITRAEAMATTRRTDDDAMTEPETPEVEDTIADAGHEEQKIEAPIDEEATAEAVPEESFDDDDLIDDEILEIFVEEAGEVLDTIREYLPMLLRQHDDRSALSEVRRAFHTLKGSGRMVGALVVGELAWSVENMLNRVIDGSIFMNDDIASLLEDVTANLPALVEDFEKRRAPSVDTSNLEARANALANGEIPDASMMPTAESDGSEAVTEGETGTAGAETETAEEDAVDPVLLDIFESETETHLQTLKDFLSASGDKTTVTYTDDLSRALHTLKGSAHTAGIGPIAAVITPLERFVKESRAQNKRANRDVLSLIESACDFLTQGLAQIRENPQASLPGTEAFLEKLEQLTDETLRSHSEDAPRQHPQQAPSQLVQLFLNEGLDIVLDADRILDHWADNPGKMESLNPLRSELEQLTSGASQAGLGDVAALSGALKETYDEAARYDEAPDEAFFETVRAAHEQLINMMDQVAAGLATESSDDMVTALESLKRAPTGESQEPDAFEQEFTGDLEEIDLSFEIDETEVPASEEPAATEQPPLPEMSESDDDMDEELAEIFLEEARDLIDSTAEALQNWSENTGNLDILRLLQRDLHTLKGGARLADIPAVGDLSHELENLFEGLTEQRLSINDELSDLLFRCHDRLAGMVENLEAKEPPRPAPDLIGEIQAYMDNATGTRPVTNVASPEEESEPETDQEEQAPLPDVDESVDSDADAAGGDETEDGVADLSHLDPELLGIFLEEAYDLINSTGSALHTWTEDSSNLSIAAELQRDVHTLKGGARMAGVEPIGDLTHVLEDLFEKVAEGQLEASDSMNDLLFACHDRLAQMVEQVATQKPCPPADELVARVQSVLRGEATPSDDHEEEPEQPAAAERAEASAPEASEAPSLSETLTQASDDDLIGIFLDEGLEIYDAISECLDQWRDEPEELTGLTQLQQELHTLKGGARLSDVDPIANLAEAWSDALDPLISGSNNQKTLLSLSDRALISLKAMLNNLEEGNKLEPDTGLIEDFQAAHEVATEESAAPREDSEQEAIDPEVLEIFLEEAGEIMDQLEQLLDDWRKEPANHNFNQEVQRALHTLKGGARLSQLTQLGDKAHAFETRLIDLGGNAPDETQWQAITEDHDAIIALVSDIRKGYESGSGVPEPTKAEQPAPVPASSEPKKPEGSAPPAKAEKPVVPAPKPGKSPAKARKQAAEAQRAAQETIRVSAPLLDELVNLAGETSITRGRLEQQTSDFGHTLDEMAATIERLREQLRRMEIETEAQILFSAEKEHGPDYGDDFDPLEMDRYSSIQQLSRALTESSSDLADLRETLSDRVRDTETLLVQQSRINTELQEGLMKTRMIPFASMVPRLRRIVRQISGELGKKVDFDVRNPEGEMDRNILERMIAPLEHMLRNALDHGIENPTDRKKAGKPDTGEVTLSLTREGGDVVLRMIDDGAGIPSSVIRDKAIRQGMLREDEELSEREILQFILQPGFSTAQAVTQISGRGVGMDVVASEIKQLGGSLDIDSAVGRGTTFTVRLPFTVSVNRALMVSTGEDFYAIPLNTIEGIVRVSTYELEEYYKPDAPLYEYAGQEYRLQYLGSLLNSDHHPKLQGQALPLPVILVRGAEQPMALQVDNLMGSREIVVKSLGPQFSTVRGVSGATILGDGNVVVILDLPAMIRSDILSERQRLANLEKARESARYEEQATVVMVVDDSVTVRKVTSRLLERNGMEVITAKDGLDAVAQLQDHKPDIILLDIEMPRMDGFEVASFVRHDDNLRETPICMITSRTGEKHRERALAIGVNEYLGKPFQETELLETIERLTGRQ; from the coding sequence ATGGGCAATCACCATGACAGCATCGCCCTCGACTGGGTTCGGGGAGAGATACAGGACACGCTGACCCAGGGTCAGCATGCACTGGAAGCGTATGTCGAGAATCGTGACGACACCGCGCGCCTGCGCTTCTGCCTGAATTATCTCCATCAGGTTCACGGCACCTTGCAAATGGTCGAGCTCTACGGTGCAGCCCTGCTCACCGAGGAAATGGAGAAGCTCACCCAGGCCGTGCTCAACGAAACCGTTGCCAATACCAACGAAGCCGTTGAGGTCCTGATGCAGGCCATCCTGCAACTGCCCCAATACCTTGAGCATCTGGCCAGCAGCCAGGACGATTTTCCAATGGTGCTACTGCCGCTGCTGAACGACCTGAGGGCCGCCCGTGGCGAATCCCTGCTGTCTGATACCTCGCTGTTCAAACCGGATCTGAGCCCATCCCGAATCACCGTGACCGGAAAGGTCTCCCAGCGCCTGCAGGACCCGACGGTTCTGGGCCATATCCGCAAACTGCGCCAGATGTATCAGTTCGCGCTGGCCGGTGTCATCCGGGAAGCGGATCTCGATGCCCACTTCGAGTACATGCAGAAGGTTATTCAACGGCTGATGCGTTTGTGCCAGAAAACGCCTCGGGGTGAACTCTGGAAAGCGGCCAGTGCATTCGTGGAAACACTGCAGGCACACGTAAACCCGGTGAATGCGGCGGTGAAATCCCTGCTCAGGGAACTGGACAGTGAAATACGCCGACTGACCGACGAACATGCCGATATCCTTCAGCAACCGGTACCAGAAGCGCTGCTCAAACACCTGCTCTACTATGTTGCCCGTGCCCGGGATCTGGATTCCCCAGAGGTCAGTGCCCTGCGGGATGCATACCAGCTTAACCAGGCGCTGCCGTCAGAAGACGATGTTGATGCCGCCCGTACCAGAGTGTCCGGCCCCGGCCGGGATGCCATCCATTCCGTTGTCGGCGCGCTCAATGAAGAGCTTGCGAAACTGAAAGATCAGCTGGATCTGTTTGTTCGCTCAGAGCTCAGACAGAACAGTGAGCTTGAGGACCTGTTGCCGGGCCTGCGTCAGGTGGCCAATACCCTGGCTGTACTGGGTCTGGGCATACCGCGGAAAGTGATCACCGAGCAGGTCGAGTTGGTTGAGAAGCTCAGCGCCCAGGCCGAGCTGGTTGATGATGGCACGCTGATGGACATCGCCGGGGCGCTGCTTTACGTCGAAGCCAGTCTCGCCGGTCTGGACAGTGAAGGTCAGCACGAGTCCTCCGCAGACGAAACCTCCGATGCGCCGATCAACCTTGGCTCCCGGGAACTGGGCGAAGCCAGCGGCGCTCTGCTGCGAGAGTCGCGGAACACCCTGGAACAGGTCAAATCCGCCATCGTCAATTTCATTGCCTCGCAATGGGATACCCGGGAAATCGAGCATGTCCCTGGCCTGCTGCACAGCATTCGAGGTGGCCTCAGCCTGATCCCGCTGGACCGGGTTGCAAGTATGCTGGCCTCGGCAGAGCGCTACATTACCGATGTGCTTCTGGACGGCAAACAGGTTCCTGACTGGAAGCAGCTGGACATCCTGGCCGATGCGGTCACCAGCATTGAATATTACCTCGAGCGCCTTGCCGAAGGGATTGGAGAGAACGATTCGATTCTCAGGGTTGCGGAAGACAGTCTGGCGTCCCTCGGCTTCCCGGTCGGGGCCGAACCCACCTGGACGGAAACCGCCGCGGAGGAAGTCCCGATCGTTGAACCGGTTGAAGAGCAACCTGAAACCAGCGACACGGCCGCCCCTGTAGGAACCAAGAGTTCGGATTCGGAGCTTCTGGATGACGAGATTCTCGACATCTTCGTCGAGGAAGCCGAAGAGGTTCTCGAAACCATCCATGAATTCTATCCCCGGCTGCGTCAGAATCACGATGATCGGGAATCCCTGACCGAGGTTCGTCGCGCCTTCCATACCCTCAAAGGCAGCGGACGACTGGTCGGCGCTACCAGCATTGGTGAGCTGGCCTGGTCGGTGGAAAACCTGCTGAACCGCGTTATCGATCAGACCATTCGTCCCACCGAAGACATGTTTTCCCTGGTGGACGAGGTCAATGCCCGCATTCCTTCACTGATTCGTGAATTCAAGGACGGCCAGACCGCGGGCGACGTCGAGGAGCTCATCACCCGGGCCGAGGCCATGGCAACCACCCGTCGCACTGATGACGATGCCATGACGGAGCCGGAAACTCCTGAGGTCGAAGACACAATCGCCGACGCGGGACACGAAGAGCAGAAAATCGAGGCGCCCATAGATGAAGAAGCCACCGCTGAGGCCGTGCCTGAAGAGTCCTTCGATGACGACGACCTGATTGACGATGAAATACTCGAAATCTTTGTTGAAGAAGCCGGTGAGGTGCTGGACACCATTCGCGAATACCTGCCGATGCTTCTGCGCCAACACGATGACCGCAGCGCCCTGTCGGAAGTCCGTCGTGCCTTCCACACGCTGAAAGGCAGTGGCCGTATGGTCGGCGCGCTGGTTGTGGGTGAGCTGGCCTGGTCCGTGGAAAACATGCTGAACCGCGTCATCGACGGCAGCATTTTCATGAACGACGACATTGCCAGCCTGCTGGAGGACGTCACCGCCAATCTGCCGGCTCTGGTCGAAGATTTTGAAAAGCGCCGCGCTCCGTCGGTCGACACCTCCAACCTGGAAGCCCGCGCCAATGCACTGGCCAACGGCGAGATTCCTGATGCCAGCATGATGCCGACCGCCGAATCGGACGGCTCCGAAGCCGTGACCGAAGGCGAAACGGGCACTGCAGGGGCAGAGACCGAGACGGCTGAAGAAGATGCGGTCGACCCGGTATTGCTGGATATCTTTGAAAGCGAAACCGAGACTCACCTGCAGACGCTGAAAGACTTCCTCTCGGCATCGGGCGACAAAACCACAGTTACCTACACCGATGATCTTTCCCGCGCGCTGCACACGCTCAAGGGCAGCGCCCATACAGCAGGCATCGGGCCGATCGCTGCGGTAATCACCCCACTGGAGCGATTCGTCAAGGAATCCCGGGCCCAGAACAAGCGCGCCAACCGCGACGTTCTTTCGCTGATCGAGTCCGCCTGCGATTTCCTGACCCAGGGACTGGCCCAGATTCGTGAAAACCCCCAGGCCTCGCTGCCGGGCACCGAAGCCTTCCTCGAGAAGCTGGAGCAACTGACGGATGAGACACTCCGCAGCCACAGTGAAGATGCCCCGCGCCAGCACCCACAACAGGCGCCGTCACAGCTGGTTCAGCTGTTCCTGAACGAAGGTCTCGACATTGTTCTGGATGCCGACCGGATCCTCGATCACTGGGCCGACAACCCCGGTAAAATGGAGTCGTTGAACCCGCTACGCTCTGAACTGGAGCAGTTGACCTCCGGTGCCTCCCAAGCCGGGCTCGGCGACGTTGCCGCACTCTCGGGTGCACTGAAAGAAACCTACGACGAAGCCGCCAGATACGATGAGGCGCCGGATGAAGCCTTCTTCGAGACCGTCCGGGCAGCTCACGAACAGCTGATCAACATGATGGATCAGGTGGCCGCCGGACTTGCCACAGAATCCAGCGACGATATGGTTACCGCGCTCGAAAGCCTGAAGCGGGCTCCGACCGGGGAAAGCCAGGAACCGGACGCTTTCGAGCAAGAGTTCACCGGTGACCTTGAGGAAATTGATCTCAGCTTCGAGATTGATGAAACCGAAGTACCGGCAAGCGAAGAGCCAGCAGCCACAGAACAACCGCCGCTTCCGGAAATGTCCGAATCCGATGACGACATGGACGAGGAACTGGCGGAAATCTTCCTGGAAGAAGCCCGCGACCTCATCGACAGTACCGCCGAAGCGCTGCAGAACTGGAGCGAAAACACCGGAAATCTGGATATCCTTCGGTTGCTGCAACGGGATCTGCATACCCTCAAGGGTGGTGCGCGCCTGGCCGACATCCCTGCCGTAGGCGATCTCTCCCACGAGTTGGAAAATCTGTTTGAGGGACTGACCGAACAGCGGCTGTCGATCAACGACGAACTGTCAGACCTGCTGTTCCGCTGCCATGATCGACTCGCGGGCATGGTTGAGAATCTGGAAGCCAAAGAGCCGCCACGTCCTGCGCCGGATCTGATTGGCGAAATCCAGGCTTACATGGACAACGCCACTGGAACACGCCCGGTCACCAACGTTGCCAGCCCGGAAGAAGAATCCGAACCGGAAACCGACCAAGAAGAACAGGCACCGCTCCCGGACGTTGATGAGTCGGTCGATTCCGATGCTGACGCCGCAGGAGGCGATGAGACGGAAGACGGTGTTGCCGATCTCTCTCATCTCGACCCGGAACTGCTAGGTATCTTCCTGGAGGAAGCTTACGATCTGATCAACTCTACCGGCAGCGCCCTGCACACCTGGACCGAAGACTCTTCGAACCTGAGCATTGCGGCGGAACTGCAACGGGATGTCCACACCCTCAAGGGTGGCGCCCGGATGGCAGGCGTCGAGCCCATTGGCGACCTGACCCACGTGCTGGAAGATCTGTTTGAAAAGGTTGCGGAAGGTCAGCTGGAAGCCAGCGACTCCATGAACGACCTGCTGTTTGCCTGCCATGACCGGTTGGCGCAGATGGTCGAGCAGGTAGCCACCCAGAAGCCATGCCCGCCGGCCGATGAGCTGGTCGCCCGCGTCCAATCCGTCCTTCGGGGCGAAGCGACGCCGTCCGATGACCATGAGGAAGAGCCGGAACAACCGGCAGCGGCCGAGAGAGCCGAGGCTTCGGCCCCGGAAGCGTCAGAAGCCCCCAGTCTGAGCGAGACCCTTACTCAGGCCAGTGATGACGACCTGATCGGCATCTTCCTGGACGAAGGTCTGGAAATCTACGACGCCATCAGTGAGTGTCTGGACCAGTGGCGAGACGAGCCGGAGGAACTGACCGGACTGACCCAGCTGCAGCAGGAACTGCACACCCTCAAGGGCGGTGCGCGGCTTTCTGACGTTGATCCGATAGCCAACCTGGCAGAAGCCTGGTCAGACGCCCTGGACCCTCTGATTTCCGGGTCCAATAATCAGAAGACTCTGCTCAGCCTCAGCGACCGGGCACTGATCAGCCTCAAGGCCATGCTCAACAACCTGGAAGAAGGCAACAAGCTCGAACCGGATACCGGGCTTATTGAAGACTTTCAGGCAGCCCACGAAGTCGCCACCGAGGAATCCGCTGCTCCCCGTGAAGACTCCGAACAGGAAGCAATCGATCCGGAAGTACTGGAGATCTTCCTGGAGGAAGCCGGCGAGATCATGGATCAACTGGAGCAGCTGCTGGATGACTGGCGCAAGGAGCCGGCAAACCACAACTTCAACCAGGAAGTCCAGCGAGCATTGCACACCCTCAAAGGCGGTGCACGTCTCTCCCAGCTGACCCAACTTGGCGACAAGGCCCACGCCTTTGAAACCCGGTTGATTGATCTGGGCGGAAATGCCCCGGATGAAACACAGTGGCAAGCTATTACCGAAGATCACGACGCCATCATTGCCCTGGTTTCCGATATCCGTAAAGGCTATGAGTCCGGCTCGGGCGTGCCGGAACCGACAAAGGCCGAACAGCCAGCGCCAGTCCCTGCTTCGTCGGAACCGAAGAAGCCAGAAGGATCGGCACCGCCTGCCAAAGCGGAAAAACCGGTGGTACCGGCACCCAAGCCCGGAAAATCGCCGGCCAAGGCCCGCAAACAAGCGGCCGAAGCCCAGCGCGCCGCCCAGGAAACCATCCGGGTATCCGCGCCGCTGCTGGATGAGCTGGTCAACCTGGCTGGCGAAACCAGTATTACCCGTGGCCGGCTGGAGCAGCAGACCAGTGATTTTGGCCACACCCTGGATGAAATGGCCGCCACCATCGAGCGTCTGCGTGAGCAGCTGCGCCGGATGGAGATCGAGACCGAAGCCCAGATCCTGTTCAGCGCTGAAAAAGAGCACGGCCCTGACTATGGCGACGACTTCGATCCCCTGGAGATGGACCGCTATTCCTCGATCCAGCAGCTGTCCCGGGCTCTGACCGAATCCTCCTCTGACCTTGCAGACCTGCGGGAAACCCTGTCTGACCGGGTAAGGGACACCGAAACCCTGCTGGTACAGCAGTCACGGATCAACACGGAACTCCAGGAAGGTCTGATGAAGACCCGGATGATTCCGTTCGCCTCGATGGTGCCGCGCCTGCGCCGGATCGTCCGCCAGATCAGTGGCGAGCTGGGCAAGAAAGTGGACTTCGATGTGCGCAACCCCGAAGGCGAGATGGATCGGAACATCCTCGAGCGCATGATCGCGCCCCTGGAACACATGCTCCGGAACGCCCTGGACCACGGCATCGAAAATCCGACAGACCGCAAGAAGGCCGGCAAGCCGGATACCGGCGAGGTGACCCTGTCACTGACCCGGGAAGGCGGCGACGTTGTCCTCCGTATGATTGACGATGGCGCCGGTATTCCCTCTTCGGTGATTCGCGACAAGGCGATCCGTCAGGGCATGTTGCGGGAAGATGAAGAACTGTCCGAGCGGGAAATTCTGCAGTTCATCCTGCAGCCGGGCTTCTCGACGGCACAGGCTGTAACCCAGATTTCCGGCCGCGGCGTGGGCATGGACGTGGTTGCCAGCGAGATCAAGCAGCTCGGCGGCAGCCTGGATATCGATTCTGCCGTGGGCCGCGGGACTACCTTCACCGTGCGCCTGCCATTCACGGTTTCCGTGAACCGGGCTCTGATGGTTTCTACCGGCGAGGACTTCTACGCGATCCCGCTGAACACCATCGAGGGTATTGTTCGGGTCAGTACCTACGAGCTTGAGGAATACTACAAGCCGGATGCCCCGCTGTACGAATACGCCGGCCAGGAATACCGGCTCCAGTACCTGGGCAGCCTGCTGAACAGTGACCATCATCCGAAACTGCAGGGCCAGGCCCTGCCGCTACCGGTGATTCTGGTGCGCGGCGCCGAGCAGCCCATGGCCCTGCAGGTAGACAACCTGATGGGCAGTCGGGAGATTGTTGTTAAATCCCTCGGTCCGCAGTTCAGTACGGTCCGGGGTGTTTCCGGTGCCACCATTCTGGGTGACGGTAACGTGGTCGTCATTCTCGACCTGCCGGCGATGATCCGTTCCGACATCCTGTCCGAGCGTCAGCGCCTGGCCAATCTCGAGAAGGCTCGCGAATCGGCCCGCTACGAGGAACAGGCTACCGTAGTCATGGTAGTGGACGACTCGGTAACGGTACGGAAAGTCACCTCACGACTGCTGGAACGAAATGGCATGGAAGTCATCACCGCCAAAGACGGCCTGGATGCGGTCGCACAGCTTCAGGACCACAAACCGGACATTATCCTGCTGGATATCGAGATGCCGCGGATGGATGGTTTCGAAGTTGCCAGCTTTGTTCGCCACGACGATAACCTGCGGGAAACTCCGATCTGCATGATCACTTCCCGGACCGGCGAAAAACACCGCGAACGTGCGCTGGCCATTGGTGTCAACGAGTACCTCGGCAAGCCGTTCCAGGAAACCGAGCTGCTTGAGACCATTGAGCGGCTGACCGGAAGACAGTGA
- a CDS encoding CheR family methyltransferase yields the protein MAQMHNNLSPAEGIWSLRRLPDMDEAQFSQWQTLLEHRTGITLSAERRSFLETNLGIRMREIGCSSYQAYYEKIVSGPDAIREWSTLVDRLTVQETRFFRDPDAFRLVSDYVLTRPREQLKKRPLEAWSVGCSTGEEPYTLAMVLNECMSQLALQPLYGVTGSDISKPVIEKARIGQFNPRKLLGMDEDMKARYFRPAERNTVEIVNSIRDRVCFTRLNVLDLDKAPMHGMNIIFCQNLLIYFRRWRRREIVKRLAERLAPGGLLVLGQGELTDWQPPGLQRVPSEHVLAWIKRQTDEE from the coding sequence ATGGCGCAAATGCATAACAACCTGTCACCCGCCGAGGGCATCTGGTCGCTGCGCCGACTCCCGGATATGGACGAGGCGCAGTTCAGCCAGTGGCAAACCCTGCTGGAACACCGAACCGGTATTACCCTGTCGGCTGAGCGCCGTTCGTTTCTGGAAACGAATCTTGGCATCCGGATGCGGGAAATTGGCTGCAGCAGCTATCAGGCTTATTACGAAAAAATCGTATCCGGGCCCGATGCGATCCGGGAATGGTCAACCCTGGTGGACCGGCTCACCGTTCAGGAAACACGGTTCTTCCGTGATCCCGACGCTTTCCGGCTGGTTTCCGACTATGTCCTGACACGGCCAAGGGAACAGCTGAAGAAACGTCCCCTGGAAGCCTGGAGTGTCGGGTGCTCCACCGGTGAAGAGCCTTACACCCTGGCCATGGTGCTGAATGAATGCATGAGCCAGCTGGCGTTGCAGCCGCTGTATGGTGTTACCGGCTCCGATATCAGCAAGCCGGTGATCGAGAAGGCCCGGATCGGCCAGTTCAATCCCCGCAAACTGCTGGGAATGGACGAAGACATGAAAGCCCGGTATTTCCGCCCGGCCGAGCGGAATACCGTAGAAATCGTGAACAGCATCCGTGACAGGGTGTGCTTTACCAGACTGAATGTTCTGGATCTTGATAAGGCACCCATGCACGGGATGAACATTATCTTCTGCCAGAATCTGCTGATTTATTTCCGTCGCTGGCGCCGGCGGGAAATTGTCAAGCGACTTGCAGAGCGGCTGGCGCCCGGGGGGTTGCTGGTTCTGGGCCAGGGAGAGCTGACCGACTGGCAGCCTCCCGGGTTACAGAGAGTCCCCTCGGAACATGTGCTGGCGTGGATCAAGCGCCAGACTGACGAAGAATAA
- a CDS encoding methyl-accepting chemotaxis protein translates to MKNRAGRLSMGQGGNKLVAGLIAALIALTILLVVVLFIINKDSQNDQEYIANTAELRVLSQEIAKNATEAAGGTAEAFNQLRRSRDEFQQLWTNVTEGNPETGLPPSQLAEQSGVQENWNTVRENADSILSTQDAVLGLHEVARTLNETIPQLQVEYDDIVQILLDNDAPAEQIALAQRQSLLAERIVRSVNNVLSGDEDAVIAADRFGRDASLFGRVLEGQLNGNPAMGISQVNDEDAIYGLEAVDELFQFVSQNVDAILEASPDLFKVRTAASDIFQNSEILLSELSVLAENFRNQSGSRLISPTLAFAILAAMVAIVVFIGLALYREAQARLATTQEQNEQNQNAILRLLDELADLADGDLTTEATVTEDFTGAIADSINYAIDQMRGLVQAIRGTAVRVASAAQETQATAMHLADASEHQAQEIAGASAAVNEMAVSIDQVSSNAAESSAVAERSVAIAKKGAEVVQNTIRGMDNIREQIQETSKRIKRLGESSQEIGDIVSLINDIADQTNILSLNAAIQASMAGDAGRGFAVVADEVQRLAERSSAATKQIEALVKTIQSDTNEAVISMEHTTAEVVRGARLAQDAGIALEEIENVSMSLAELIQNISNAARQQSSSAAHISNTMNVIQEITSQTSSGTNATAKSIGNLAEMASELRSSVAGFTLPEEDVADHEEEEDSDVPVVG, encoded by the coding sequence ATGAAGAACAGAGCCGGAAGACTCAGTATGGGACAGGGAGGCAACAAGCTGGTTGCGGGCCTGATCGCCGCGCTGATCGCACTCACCATCCTGCTCGTTGTCGTGCTGTTCATTATCAACAAAGACAGCCAGAACGATCAGGAATACATCGCCAACACCGCCGAGCTGAGGGTGCTCTCTCAGGAGATTGCGAAGAACGCGACTGAGGCTGCCGGCGGTACCGCCGAGGCCTTCAACCAGCTGCGCCGCTCCCGTGACGAATTCCAGCAGCTCTGGACCAACGTAACCGAGGGTAACCCGGAAACCGGTCTTCCGCCGAGTCAACTGGCCGAGCAGAGTGGCGTTCAGGAAAACTGGAATACCGTGCGGGAAAACGCCGACAGCATCCTCTCCACCCAGGATGCGGTGCTCGGTCTGCACGAAGTTGCCCGGACGCTGAACGAAACCATCCCGCAGCTGCAGGTTGAGTACGACGATATCGTACAGATCCTGCTCGACAACGACGCACCCGCCGAACAGATCGCACTGGCCCAGCGTCAGTCACTGCTGGCGGAGCGGATTGTTCGCTCAGTCAATAACGTACTCTCCGGTGATGAAGACGCGGTTATTGCCGCCGACCGTTTCGGTCGCGACGCAAGTCTGTTCGGGCGAGTGCTTGAGGGCCAGCTGAACGGCAACCCGGCCATGGGTATCTCACAGGTAAATGATGAAGACGCCATCTACGGCCTCGAAGCTGTCGATGAACTTTTCCAGTTCGTTTCCCAGAACGTAGACGCGATCCTTGAGGCCTCTCCCGACCTCTTCAAGGTTCGTACTGCTGCCAGCGACATCTTCCAGAATTCCGAGATCCTGCTTTCCGAACTCTCTGTACTGGCCGAGAACTTCCGGAACCAGTCCGGCTCGCGACTGATCAGCCCGACCCTGGCCTTTGCCATCCTGGCCGCCATGGTTGCGATTGTTGTGTTCATCGGTCTTGCCCTGTACCGCGAAGCTCAGGCCCGACTGGCCACTACCCAGGAGCAGAACGAGCAGAACCAGAACGCGATCCTGCGACTGCTGGACGAACTGGCCGATCTGGCCGATGGTGACCTGACCACTGAGGCCACGGTAACCGAGGACTTCACCGGTGCCATCGCCGACTCCATCAACTACGCGATCGACCAGATGCGCGGACTGGTACAGGCGATTCGTGGTACCGCCGTGCGGGTTGCATCGGCGGCCCAGGAAACGCAGGCAACGGCCATGCACCTTGCTGATGCTTCCGAGCACCAGGCCCAGGAAATTGCCGGCGCCTCCGCTGCGGTTAACGAAATGGCTGTGTCAATCGACCAGGTATCCTCGAACGCCGCCGAATCCTCGGCGGTTGCGGAGCGGTCAGTTGCGATCGCGAAGAAAGGCGCGGAAGTGGTACAGAACACCATCCGCGGCATGGATAACATCCGTGAACAGATCCAGGAAACGTCCAAACGGATCAAGCGTCTGGGTGAGTCTTCCCAGGAAATCGGTGACATCGTATCCCTAATCAACGACATCGCTGACCAAACCAACATCCTGTCCCTGAACGCAGCGATCCAGGCCTCCATGGCCGGTGACGCGGGCCGGGGCTTCGCGGTCGTTGCGGACGAAGTTCAGCGACTGGCGGAACGCTCCTCCGCGGCAACCAAGCAGATTGAAGCGCTGGTTAAGACGATCCAGTCGGATACCAACGAAGCGGTTATCTCCATGGAACACACCACCGCCGAGGTGGTCCGTGGTGCCCGTCTGGCCCAGGACGCGGGTATCGCACTCGAGGAAATCGAGAACGTATCCATGTCTCTGGCGGAACTGATCCAGAACATCTCCAACGCCGCACGTCAGCAGTCGTCGTCGGCCGCGCACATTTCCAACACCATGAACGTTATCCAGGAAATCACGTCCCAGACGTCTTCCGGTACCAACGCGACTGCGAAGTCTATCGGTAACCTGGCAGAAATGGCGTCCGAGCTGCGGTCCTCCGTTGCCGGCTTCACCCTGCCGGAAGAAGACGTGGCTGATCACGAAGAAGAGGAAGACAGCGACGTTCCGGTGGTGGGCTGA
- a CDS encoding chemotaxis protein CheW, whose product MSAQTAPFAVLTDIAERSRSLAAGLPEQQEAVELWNGIGFVLAGERYVAPMGEVTEILHVPRFTHIPGVRPFLLGAANVRGRLLPLVDLAGFFDIPRSSRSQRERRVLVVEQGDIFSGLVVDSVLGMQYFATDSFKDSPEGVPENVRPFVSGGYERNEEVWKVFSAVDLLEDERFLDVAQW is encoded by the coding sequence ATGTCCGCCCAGACCGCCCCTTTTGCCGTTCTGACGGATATCGCCGAACGCAGCCGGTCCCTGGCTGCCGGCCTGCCGGAACAACAGGAAGCCGTTGAACTGTGGAACGGCATCGGCTTCGTTCTCGCAGGTGAACGCTACGTTGCCCCCATGGGCGAAGTCACTGAAATCCTCCATGTCCCACGGTTCACCCATATACCGGGGGTTCGCCCGTTTCTGCTTGGCGCCGCCAATGTTCGCGGCCGACTTCTGCCTCTGGTAGATCTCGCCGGCTTTTTCGACATTCCCCGCTCTTCCCGAAGCCAACGGGAGCGACGCGTGCTGGTGGTTGAACAGGGCGATATTTTCAGCGGGCTGGTGGTCGACAGTGTACTGGGCATGCAGTACTTCGCGACTGACAGTTTCAAGGATTCGCCCGAGGGCGTACCTGAAAACGTTCGACCGTTTGTCTCAGGCGGCTACGAACGCAACGAGGAAGTCTGGAAAGTGTTTTCGGCCGTCGACCTGCTCGAGGACGAACGATTTCTGGACGTCGCACAGTGGTAA